From Leptolyngbya iicbica LK, a single genomic window includes:
- the uvrC gene encoding excinuclease ABC subunit UvrC, whose protein sequence is MYSEERPTLVKDPERLETILKELPLEPGVYFMKDARDQILYIGKSKKLRNRVRSYFRDTHRHMPRTAIMVMQIVDIEFIVTDTEAEALALEANLIKQHQPHFNVLLKDDKKYPYLCITWSEDYPRIFVTRKRRKNLKDRYYGPYVDAGLLRRTLSIAKRTFPLRQRPQPLFKDRPCLNYDIGRCPGVCQELISSEDYHKTVQRVAMVFQGRTNELETILTQQMEKAAEELRFEQAAQIRDQLQGLERLTAHQKVALPDDTVSRDAIALSSDDQFACIQLFQIRAGRLVGRLGFNADAQAGTPGEILQRVLEEHYSMVEPIEIPAELLVQHELPDADILAEYLTERRGRKVVIEVPQRQTKAELVEMVERNAQYELVRTQKVADRNAQAMQDLAEILDLPDQPKRIEGYDISHIQGSDAVASQVVFIDGMPAKQHYRHYKIKNPAVRAGHSDDFASMAEVIQRRFRRYATDPNKQRVGNPDWPDLVMIDGGKGQLSAVVEVLRELNLLQELNVVSLAKKREEIFVPGESLPLKTEAEQPGVQLLRRLRDEAHRFAISFHRKKRTDRMRRSRLSDIPGLGQHRQKELLAAFRSIDYIREATTEQLAQVPGIGPHMAQQIYEYFHPATRDDYQTTARQVI, encoded by the coding sequence GTGTATTCCGAAGAGCGCCCCACCTTAGTCAAAGATCCTGAACGGCTCGAAACTATCCTCAAAGAGCTGCCTCTAGAACCCGGCGTCTACTTTATGAAAGATGCGCGGGATCAAATTCTCTACATCGGCAAATCGAAAAAGCTGCGGAATCGGGTGCGATCGTACTTCCGCGACACCCATCGCCACATGCCGCGCACAGCCATCATGGTGATGCAGATCGTCGATATCGAATTTATCGTCACTGACACTGAGGCCGAAGCCCTCGCTCTCGAAGCCAATCTGATCAAGCAGCACCAGCCTCACTTCAATGTCCTGCTCAAAGACGACAAAAAATATCCCTACCTTTGCATCACGTGGTCGGAAGATTATCCCCGCATTTTCGTCACCCGGAAGCGCCGTAAAAACCTGAAGGATCGCTACTACGGCCCCTATGTCGATGCCGGACTGTTGCGCCGCACTCTCAGCATTGCCAAGCGGACTTTTCCACTACGTCAGCGTCCCCAGCCGTTATTCAAAGATCGCCCTTGCCTGAACTACGACATTGGGCGCTGTCCCGGCGTCTGCCAAGAGCTGATCTCCTCCGAGGATTATCACAAAACCGTGCAGCGGGTAGCGATGGTGTTCCAAGGCCGTACAAATGAATTGGAGACCATTCTCACCCAACAAATGGAAAAAGCGGCTGAAGAGTTGCGGTTTGAGCAAGCTGCCCAAATTCGTGATCAGCTCCAGGGATTGGAGCGGTTGACAGCCCATCAAAAGGTCGCACTGCCAGATGATACGGTATCACGGGATGCGATTGCCCTCTCCAGCGATGACCAGTTTGCCTGCATTCAGCTCTTCCAGATTCGGGCCGGCCGCCTAGTAGGACGGCTCGGCTTCAATGCCGATGCCCAAGCCGGCACCCCGGGTGAAATCCTCCAGCGGGTATTGGAAGAGCATTACTCCATGGTCGAACCGATTGAGATTCCAGCTGAACTTCTAGTGCAGCATGAGCTTCCTGATGCCGATATTTTGGCGGAATATCTGACTGAGCGGCGCGGTCGCAAAGTAGTGATTGAGGTACCCCAGCGACAGACTAAAGCCGAGTTAGTCGAAATGGTCGAACGCAACGCCCAATATGAGCTGGTACGCACTCAGAAAGTCGCAGATCGCAACGCTCAGGCCATGCAAGACTTGGCTGAAATTCTCGATTTACCCGATCAGCCAAAACGCATCGAAGGCTACGACATTTCTCACATCCAGGGTTCCGACGCCGTCGCCTCCCAAGTCGTCTTTATTGACGGAATGCCTGCCAAACAGCATTATCGACACTACAAAATCAAAAATCCAGCAGTCCGAGCTGGGCATTCTGACGACTTTGCCAGTATGGCCGAGGTGATCCAGCGGCGGTTTCGGCGATATGCCACTGACCCCAACAAACAGCGAGTAGGCAACCCCGACTGGCCCGATCTAGTGATGATTGACGGTGGCAAAGGGCAACTTTCGGCAGTGGTGGAAGTGCTGCGGGAGCTCAACTTGCTGCAGGAGTTGAACGTGGTCAGTCTAGCCAAAAAGCGTGAAGAAATTTTCGTGCCTGGGGAATCTTTGCCCCTTAAAACCGAGGCTGAACAACCCGGTGTGCAACTGCTCCGGCGATTGCGCGACGAAGCCCATCGCTTCGCCATCAGCTTTCACCGCAAGAAGCGAACAGATCGGATGCGGCGATCGCGTCTATCCGATATTCCCGGTTTAGGCCAACATCGCCAAAAGGAACTGCTGGCAGCCTTTCGCTCTATCGACTACATCCGCGAAGCCACCACAGAACAACTGGCACAAGTTCCTGGCATTGGTCCCCACATGGCGCAGCAGATTTACGAATACTTTCACCCCGCCACTAGGGATGACTATCAAACAACCGCTAGACAAGTGATTTAG
- a CDS encoding LON peptidase substrate-binding domain-containing protein yields the protein MPASSLAVREIPLFPLPELVLFPGAHLPLHIFEFRYRIMMNTILQGDRSFGVLMFDPETKSPARIGCAAEVLHSQKLPDDRMKMLTIGKQRFRVLDYVREKPYLVGLVEWIDDQPTEQDLSTLVHEVDQLLRDVVHLSAKLTSREVELPSNIPSMPQELSYWVASNLYDAADEQQALLEMLDTENRLEREAEILTTTRNHLAARTALKDVWE from the coding sequence ATGCCTGCTTCTTCATTGGCTGTTAGAGAAATTCCGCTGTTTCCTTTACCTGAACTCGTCTTATTTCCAGGGGCTCATTTGCCCCTCCACATCTTTGAGTTTCGCTACAGAATCATGATGAACACAATACTCCAGGGCGATCGCAGCTTTGGAGTATTGATGTTTGATCCCGAAACTAAATCACCTGCTCGCATTGGTTGTGCGGCCGAAGTCTTGCATTCACAAAAATTGCCCGATGATCGCATGAAGATGCTTACTATCGGTAAGCAGAGATTTAGGGTACTAGATTATGTTCGCGAAAAGCCTTACTTGGTAGGCTTAGTCGAGTGGATTGATGATCAGCCAACCGAACAAGATTTATCTACCCTAGTTCACGAAGTTGATCAGCTCCTAAGAGACGTTGTTCATTTATCTGCCAAATTAACTAGTCGGGAAGTTGAATTGCCGAGCAACATTCCATCGATGCCTCAAGAGTTGTCTTACTGGGTTGCCAGCAACCTATATGATGCGGCAGATGAGCAGCAAGCGCTATTGGAGATGCTTGATACTGAAAATCGGCTAGAGCGAGAAGCTGAAATTTTAACAACTACCCGTAATCACCTAGCAGCCCGTACTGCGCTCAAAGATGTGTGGGAGTAG
- the rpsJ gene encoding 30S ribosomal protein S10, with the protein MATIQQQKIRIRLKAFDRRLLDTSCEKIVDTANRTNATAIGPIPLPTKRKIYCVLRSPHVNKDSREHFETRTHRRIIDIYQPSSKTIDALMKLDLPAGVDIEVKL; encoded by the coding sequence ATGGCAACTATTCAGCAGCAAAAAATTCGGATTCGTTTAAAGGCCTTTGATCGTCGATTACTGGATACCTCATGTGAAAAGATTGTTGATACAGCTAATCGCACCAATGCTACTGCAATTGGGCCAATTCCTTTGCCGACTAAGCGGAAGATCTATTGTGTATTGCGATCACCGCACGTTAACAAGGACTCGAGAGAGCATTTTGAAACCCGAACTCATCGTCGCATCATTGATATTTATCAGCCCTCTTCTAAAACTATTGATGCACTCATGAAATTGGACCTGCCGGCTGGAGTTGACATCGAAGTCAAACTCTAG
- the tuf gene encoding elongation factor Tu, translated as MAREKFERNKPHVNIGTIGHVDHGKTTLTAAITMALAAAGGAKARNYEDIDAAPEEKARGITINTAHVEYETANRHYAHVDCPGHADYVKNMITGAAQMDGAILVCSAADGPMPQTREHILLARQVGVPALVVFLNKQDQVDDEELLELVELEVRELLSDYEFPGDDIPITTGSALKAVEALTANAAIAKGDDEWVDKILALMDTVDDYIPTPERDVDKPFLMAVEDVFSITGRGTVATGRIERGVVKVGETIEIVGIKDTRSTTVTGVEMFQKTLDQGQAGDNVGVLLRGVQKDDIERGMVLVKPGTITPHTEFEGEVYILKKEEGGRHTPFFAGYKPQFYIRTTDVTGEISAYTADDGSTVEMVMPGDRIKMTVKLINPIAIEQGMRFAIREGGRTVGAGVVSKIVA; from the coding sequence ATGGCACGAGAGAAGTTTGAAAGAAACAAACCTCACGTCAACATTGGCACCATCGGTCACGTTGACCATGGTAAAACCACGTTGACAGCAGCAATCACCATGGCACTTGCTGCAGCGGGTGGCGCAAAAGCCCGTAATTACGAGGATATTGACGCCGCACCTGAAGAAAAGGCTCGTGGTATTACTATCAACACGGCTCACGTTGAGTATGAGACAGCAAATCGTCACTATGCTCACGTTGACTGCCCTGGTCACGCAGATTATGTGAAAAACATGATCACGGGCGCAGCTCAGATGGACGGCGCTATTCTAGTCTGCTCCGCTGCTGATGGCCCCATGCCTCAAACTCGGGAACACATTCTGTTGGCCCGTCAGGTCGGCGTACCAGCACTCGTCGTGTTCTTGAACAAACAAGATCAAGTCGACGATGAAGAGCTTCTCGAACTGGTAGAACTAGAAGTGCGTGAACTCTTGAGTGATTATGAGTTCCCAGGCGATGATATTCCTATCACTACTGGTTCGGCGCTCAAAGCTGTAGAAGCGTTGACTGCCAATGCCGCGATCGCTAAGGGTGACGATGAGTGGGTCGACAAGATTCTCGCTCTGATGGATACCGTTGACGACTATATTCCCACGCCTGAGCGGGACGTTGATAAGCCCTTCTTGATGGCAGTTGAGGATGTCTTCTCAATTACGGGGCGGGGTACGGTTGCCACTGGCCGGATTGAGCGGGGTGTTGTTAAGGTTGGCGAGACCATCGAGATCGTCGGGATTAAAGACACTCGCAGCACCACCGTGACGGGTGTTGAAATGTTCCAGAAGACGCTGGATCAAGGTCAAGCGGGTGACAACGTAGGTGTGTTGCTGCGTGGTGTTCAGAAAGATGACATCGAGCGTGGCATGGTACTGGTGAAGCCCGGTACAATCACTCCCCATACTGAATTTGAGGGCGAGGTTTACATCCTTAAGAAAGAAGAAGGTGGTCGTCATACACCTTTCTTTGCTGGATATAAGCCCCAGTTCTACATTCGTACCACTGATGTGACGGGTGAAATTTCTGCTTACACTGCTGATGATGGCAGCACGGTGGAAATGGTGATGCCCGGTGACCGCATCAAGATGACCGTGAAGCTCATTAACCCCATCGCGATCGAGCAAGGGATGCGCTTTGCTATTCGTGAAGGCGGTCGGACTGTTGGTGCTGGCGTTGTATCTAAGATCGTGGCTTAA
- the fusA gene encoding elongation factor G, with translation MLDVSSDVLNIELSEWLKENVVARTHPLEKVRNIGIAAHIDAGKTTTTERILFYSGVVHKIGEVHDGTAVTDWMAQERERGITITAAAISTNWREHQINIIDTPGHVDFTIEVERSMRVLDGVIAVFCSVGGVQPQSETVWRQANRYRVPRIAFVNKMDRTGANFFRVHQQIRDRLKANAVPIQIPIGAEDDFTGVVDLVKMRARIYNDDLGMDMVDTDIPVEMLEVAEKYRTELIEAIAETDDTLMEKYLEGEELSESEIALGIRHAVLTGAIVPMLCGSAFKNKGVQLLLDAVVDYLPAPTEVPPIQGMLPDGGEVARPADDDEPFAALAFKIMSDPYGRLTFIRVYSGVLEKGSYVLNATKGKKERVSRLIVMKADDRIEVDELRAGDLGAVLGLKDTFTGDTICEPKDPVILESLYIPEPVISVAVEPKTQQDMDKLSKALQSLSDEDPTFKVSTDPETNQTVIAGMGELHLDILVDRMLREFKVEANIGNPQVAYRETIRKSSQVEGKFIRQSGGKGQYGHVVIEVEPTEVGSGFEFVSKIVGGTIPKEFIPPAEQGMKEACESGILAGYPVIDLKVTLIDGSYHDVDSSEVAFKIAGSMAMREGVLKASPVLLEPTMKVEVEVPEDFLGDVIGDLNARRGHIEGMGSEEGITKVTAKVPLAEMFGYATDIRSKTQGRGIFSMEFSHYEEVPRTVAEAIIAKNNGNA, from the coding sequence ATGCTTGATGTTAGCAGCGATGTGCTGAACATCGAGCTGTCTGAATGGCTTAAGGAGAACGTTGTGGCACGCACTCATCCTCTCGAAAAAGTTAGAAACATCGGAATTGCCGCTCATATTGATGCTGGCAAGACGACGACAACTGAGCGGATTCTGTTCTACTCCGGTGTGGTTCACAAAATCGGAGAAGTTCACGATGGCACTGCGGTCACGGATTGGATGGCTCAAGAGCGTGAACGTGGCATCACGATCACAGCAGCGGCTATTAGTACCAACTGGCGCGAACATCAGATCAATATTATTGACACCCCTGGCCACGTTGACTTCACTATTGAGGTGGAGCGCTCCATGCGGGTTTTGGACGGTGTGATTGCGGTGTTTTGTTCTGTTGGTGGTGTTCAGCCTCAGTCTGAGACCGTTTGGCGGCAAGCAAATCGCTATCGAGTGCCTCGCATTGCCTTCGTCAACAAAATGGATCGAACCGGAGCAAATTTCTTCCGGGTTCATCAGCAGATTCGAGATCGCCTCAAAGCGAATGCGGTACCGATTCAGATTCCCATTGGCGCAGAGGATGACTTCACTGGCGTCGTTGATTTGGTGAAGATGCGAGCTCGTATTTACAACGATGACTTGGGCATGGATATGGTCGACACCGACATTCCTGTCGAAATGCTGGAAGTCGCGGAAAAATATCGTACGGAACTGATTGAAGCGATCGCTGAAACCGATGACACCCTGATGGAGAAGTATCTGGAAGGGGAAGAGTTGAGCGAGTCGGAAATTGCACTTGGAATTCGACATGCAGTGTTGACCGGAGCGATTGTTCCCATGCTGTGTGGGTCAGCCTTTAAGAATAAAGGCGTGCAATTGCTGCTAGATGCCGTGGTAGATTACTTGCCTGCTCCGACCGAGGTCCCGCCCATTCAGGGCATGCTTCCTGATGGCGGTGAAGTAGCCCGACCAGCCGATGACGATGAACCTTTTGCAGCCCTTGCCTTCAAAATAATGTCAGATCCTTACGGTCGATTGACCTTTATTCGGGTTTATTCTGGCGTTTTAGAAAAAGGCAGCTACGTTCTCAATGCCACTAAAGGCAAAAAAGAACGGGTCTCCCGCTTGATTGTGATGAAAGCCGATGATCGCATCGAGGTGGACGAGTTGCGAGCCGGCGATCTCGGAGCTGTCTTGGGATTGAAAGATACCTTTACGGGAGATACGATTTGCGAGCCGAAAGACCCTGTAATCCTAGAATCTCTCTATATCCCTGAGCCAGTCATTTCTGTCGCAGTTGAACCCAAGACTCAGCAGGATATGGACAAGCTTTCGAAAGCGTTGCAATCGCTGTCGGATGAAGATCCGACCTTTAAAGTGAGTACCGATCCTGAAACCAATCAAACTGTGATTGCTGGGATGGGAGAACTCCACTTAGATATTCTTGTAGATCGGATGCTGCGAGAATTTAAAGTAGAAGCCAACATCGGTAATCCTCAGGTCGCCTATCGTGAAACGATTCGGAAATCGTCTCAAGTGGAAGGCAAGTTCATTCGTCAAAGTGGTGGCAAAGGACAATATGGTCATGTTGTCATCGAAGTCGAGCCAACCGAAGTGGGTAGCGGTTTTGAGTTCGTTTCTAAAATTGTCGGCGGAACGATTCCGAAAGAGTTCATCCCTCCTGCTGAGCAAGGGATGAAAGAGGCTTGTGAATCTGGTATTCTAGCCGGGTATCCAGTGATCGATTTAAAGGTTACACTGATAGACGGCTCTTATCATGACGTTGATTCTTCAGAAGTAGCCTTCAAGATTGCAGGGTCGATGGCTATGCGTGAGGGCGTCTTAAAAGCTTCTCCTGTACTCCTTGAGCCCACGATGAAAGTTGAGGTTGAAGTCCCTGAAGATTTCTTAGGGGACGTTATTGGTGACCTCAATGCCCGTCGCGGTCATATTGAGGGTATGGGATCTGAAGAAGGCATCACCAAGGTAACTGCCAAAGTTCCCTTGGCTGAGATGTTTGGTTATGCCACCGATATTCGGTCTAAGACCCAAGGTCGTGGCATCTTTTCGATGGAGTTTAGCCACTATGAAGAGGTACCTCGGACTGTGGCAGAAGCCATCATCGCTAAAAACAATGGGAACGCGTAG
- the rpsG gene encoding 30S ribosomal protein S7: protein MSRRTSAQKRVVPPDSVYNSRLVSMMIRRIMLDGKKSVANGIVYDAFTIIAERTGSDPLEVFEEAVRNVTPLVEVKARRVGGATYQVPMEVRQDRGTALALRWITQFSRSRGGKTMAMKLANELMDAANETGSAVRKREETHRMAEANKAFAHYRY, encoded by the coding sequence ATGTCTCGTCGTACTTCTGCACAAAAACGGGTGGTTCCTCCCGATTCGGTTTACAACAGTCGCCTTGTTAGCATGATGATTCGTCGGATCATGTTGGATGGTAAAAAATCCGTAGCGAATGGCATTGTTTACGACGCTTTCACCATCATTGCTGAGCGAACCGGCAGTGATCCTTTAGAGGTCTTTGAAGAGGCTGTGCGAAATGTGACGCCACTGGTTGAAGTTAAGGCTCGCCGAGTCGGTGGTGCGACTTACCAGGTGCCAATGGAAGTTCGTCAAGATCGGGGCACAGCGCTAGCGTTACGGTGGATTACCCAGTTTTCTCGCTCTCGTGGCGGTAAAACCATGGCCATGAAGTTGGCGAATGAGCTGATGGATGCGGCAAATGAGACTGGAAGTGCTGTGCGCAAACGCGAAGAAACCCACCGCATGGCTGAAGCCAACAAAGCTTTCGCTCACTATCGTTATTAG
- the rpsL gene encoding 30S ribosomal protein S12: protein MPTIQQLVRLERAKLQEKTKSPALKSCPQRRGVCTRVYTTTPKKPNSALRKVARVRLTSGFEVTAYIPGIGHNLQEHSVVMIRGGRVKDLPGVRYHIIRGTLDTAGVKDRRQGRSKYGAKRPKE, encoded by the coding sequence ATGCCAACAATTCAGCAGTTAGTTCGCCTAGAACGAGCCAAATTACAAGAGAAAACCAAATCACCAGCGCTCAAGAGCTGTCCTCAGCGGCGTGGTGTGTGTACCCGTGTTTATACAACTACTCCGAAGAAGCCCAATTCAGCACTTCGCAAAGTGGCGCGGGTTCGTCTGACCTCTGGCTTTGAAGTGACTGCATATATTCCTGGCATCGGTCATAACTTGCAAGAGCACTCTGTGGTCATGATTCGTGGCGGTCGTGTTAAAGACCTGCCAGGTGTGCGTTATCACATCATTCGCGGCACTTTAGATACCGCAGGCGTCAAAGATCGGCGCCAAGGCCGTTCTAAGTATGGTGCTAAGCGCCCCAAAGAGTAA
- a CDS encoding SirB1 family protein — protein sequence MSSSLARDRFTTEVQRPDEVINLALAALYIAQEEYPEVDCRTYLQRLDQMADELRDRLPAEAYPLKIIRAINDYLFAAQGFVGNTQDYYNPQNSFLNHVLERRTGIPITLSLVYLELANRIDFPMAGVGMPGHFLVRPTLAEMAIFVDAFHQGEVMFEEDCRDRIKTMYGAEARMLPQHLEPIGKKPFLARILTNLKVIYLQRQDIARALAAIDRILLLLPNALMERRDRGLIYYREGKLSEAKTDLKYYLLNHPDAPDSFEIQQVLSQINTALSD from the coding sequence ATGAGCTCATCGTTGGCCCGCGATCGCTTTACCACAGAAGTTCAGCGCCCGGATGAGGTCATCAATTTAGCCCTAGCGGCTCTTTACATTGCGCAAGAAGAGTATCCCGAGGTAGACTGCCGAACCTACCTGCAGCGTCTAGACCAGATGGCCGATGAGTTGCGCGATCGCCTACCCGCAGAAGCCTATCCCCTCAAAATTATTCGCGCTATTAATGATTATCTATTCGCGGCTCAGGGCTTCGTTGGCAATACCCAGGACTACTACAATCCCCAAAACAGCTTTCTAAACCACGTACTTGAGCGTCGTACCGGGATTCCCATCACCTTGTCATTGGTTTATTTAGAACTGGCCAACCGCATTGACTTTCCCATGGCGGGGGTCGGCATGCCCGGTCATTTTCTAGTTCGCCCAACGCTGGCGGAAATGGCGATTTTTGTCGATGCCTTTCACCAGGGCGAAGTCATGTTTGAAGAAGACTGCCGCGATCGCATCAAAACCATGTACGGGGCAGAAGCCCGAATGCTGCCACAGCACCTGGAACCCATTGGCAAAAAACCATTTCTCGCGCGAATCCTCACTAACCTCAAAGTTATTTATCTGCAGCGGCAGGATATTGCCCGGGCATTAGCTGCGATTGACCGCATCTTATTACTCTTGCCGAATGCCCTGATGGAGCGCCGCGATCGTGGCCTCATCTACTATCGCGAAGGGAAATTATCTGAAGCGAAGACCGATCTCAAGTACTACCTCTTGAATCACCCTGATGCGCCTGATAGTTTTGAGATTCAGCAGGTATTGAGCCAAATCAATACCGCCTTAAGTGACTAA
- a CDS encoding NAD(P)/FAD-dependent oxidoreductase, giving the protein MTLSPSRTTADWLAHLPQTLTGLQMADTRWQQYRQGNWPVPQVIHQAQTQLPTVEWDVVISGGTLGILLGATLAQKGWRVAVLEKGALRGRDQEWNISRHELQTLVELDLLSEAELEEAIATEYNPARIQFGDSEPVWVRDVLNVGVDPVYLLEALKQKFVAAGGTLVEQTAFQKASVHPNGVAVTAGDQQFQARLLIDAMGHFSPLVQQARQGSQPDGICLVVGTCADGYVENETGDLIVSFTPVRRQCQYFWEAFPARDGRTTYLFTYVDSHPDRLSLTDLFDDYWQLLPDYQQIELSQLDIKRALFGFFPCYRDSPLQYPWGRVLPVGDSSGSQSPLSFGGFGAMIRHLSRLTRGIDEALETNSLGAAELGWLQPYQPNLSVTWLFQESMRVGMEQSLPPDQINRILGTIFGDMAALGNATLKPFLQDVVQFPALAKTLLRTSVKHPALVAQILPQVGVGAIARWLPHYTALAGYSLLRPAARAIQPLTTTLSEKQQYQYHRWLDALQYGTGSDYRGST; this is encoded by the coding sequence ATGACTTTGTCCCCTTCCCGCACGACAGCCGACTGGCTGGCCCATTTACCGCAGACTCTTACCGGGTTGCAGATGGCCGATACGCGCTGGCAACAATATCGTCAGGGAAATTGGCCCGTGCCCCAGGTGATCCATCAAGCGCAGACACAGCTACCTACGGTGGAGTGGGATGTAGTGATCAGCGGCGGGACCTTGGGCATTTTGCTCGGGGCTACGCTGGCTCAAAAGGGGTGGCGAGTCGCAGTTTTAGAAAAAGGGGCATTGCGGGGACGTGACCAGGAATGGAATATCTCGCGCCACGAGCTGCAAACCTTGGTGGAGCTAGATCTGTTGTCTGAGGCAGAGCTAGAAGAGGCGATCGCCACTGAATACAATCCCGCCCGTATCCAATTTGGTGATAGTGAGCCGGTTTGGGTGCGCGATGTGCTGAACGTTGGGGTTGATCCGGTCTATCTGTTAGAGGCGCTGAAGCAGAAATTTGTCGCAGCCGGCGGCACTCTGGTCGAGCAGACTGCATTTCAGAAGGCCTCAGTACATCCTAATGGCGTGGCGGTCACCGCAGGCGATCAACAATTCCAAGCTCGCTTGTTGATTGATGCGATGGGCCACTTTTCGCCACTGGTGCAGCAAGCGCGGCAGGGCAGCCAACCCGATGGCATTTGTCTGGTGGTGGGGACCTGTGCCGATGGCTATGTTGAAAACGAGACGGGTGATTTGATCGTCTCCTTTACGCCAGTGCGCCGCCAATGCCAGTATTTTTGGGAGGCTTTTCCGGCTCGAGATGGTCGCACGACTTACTTATTTACTTATGTCGATAGCCATCCTGATCGGCTTAGTCTGACCGACTTGTTCGATGACTACTGGCAACTCTTGCCCGACTATCAGCAAATTGAACTCAGTCAACTCGATATTAAGCGAGCATTGTTTGGCTTTTTTCCCTGCTATCGCGATAGTCCGTTGCAATATCCTTGGGGCCGGGTATTGCCCGTGGGAGATAGTAGCGGCAGTCAGTCACCCTTGAGCTTTGGTGGTTTTGGGGCCATGATTCGCCATTTATCGCGGTTAACCCGTGGCATTGATGAAGCTTTGGAAACGAATTCGTTAGGTGCGGCTGAGTTAGGTTGGCTGCAGCCTTATCAGCCCAACTTGTCTGTGACGTGGCTGTTTCAAGAGTCGATGCGCGTGGGTATGGAGCAATCGTTGCCACCAGACCAAATCAACCGCATTCTCGGGACGATTTTTGGCGACATGGCCGCTCTGGGGAACGCGACCCTCAAGCCGTTTCTGCAAGATGTGGTGCAGTTCCCGGCACTGGCTAAAACACTCTTACGGACCTCTGTGAAGCATCCGGCTCTGGTCGCGCAAATTTTGCCGCAGGTGGGGGTAGGCGCGATCGCTCGCTGGCTACCTCATTACACTGCCCTGGCCGGATACTCCTTATTGCGGCCAGCCGCTCGAGCCATCCAACCGCTAACAACTACGCTTTCTGAAAAGCAGCAATACCAGTACCATCGTTGGTTAGATGCTTTGCAATACGGTACCGGTAGCGACTATAGGGGAAGTACATGA
- a CDS encoding peroxiredoxin gives MFISRRHWLAGLTAVVALVMSWTLAASPAWALGGPQPTIGEPAPSFTLPTNSGQGEIALEDYRGHWVVLYFYPQDGTSGCTLEARRFQESRADFQALNAEIVGVSGDDISSHESFCAAEGIEFPLLSDVRGEKRGEVSKAYGSWLTGRSLRHTYLIDPDGILRERFLGVRPAIHSQEVLLTLESLLMPSNSTAS, from the coding sequence ATGTTTATTTCGCGCCGTCATTGGCTAGCTGGGCTGACAGCAGTGGTCGCTCTGGTCATGAGTTGGACATTAGCAGCCTCACCGGCCTGGGCTCTGGGCGGGCCGCAACCCACTATTGGCGAACCCGCACCTAGCTTTACCTTGCCGACCAACTCTGGGCAGGGAGAGATTGCTTTGGAAGATTATCGGGGTCATTGGGTGGTGCTTTATTTCTATCCGCAAGATGGGACTTCGGGTTGCACGCTAGAGGCTCGCCGATTTCAAGAAAGTCGAGCCGACTTTCAGGCCCTCAACGCAGAAATTGTTGGCGTGAGCGGCGATGATATCAGTTCTCACGAAAGTTTTTGCGCTGCTGAGGGCATTGAGTTTCCGCTGCTGTCTGATGTGCGCGGTGAAAAGCGTGGTGAAGTGAGCAAAGCCTATGGCTCTTGGCTGACGGGGCGATCGCTCCGCCACACTTACTTGATCGACCCGGACGGCATTTTGCGCGAGCGCTTTTTAGGCGTGCGACCTGCAATTCACAGTCAAGAGGTTTTGCTCACGCTAGAATCATTGCTCATGCCGTCAAACAGCACTGCTAGCTAA
- a CDS encoding NifU family protein: MQTLALTSDNVETVLDELRPYLMADGGNVELVEIDGPTVRLRLQGACGSCPSSTMTLRMGIERRLREFIPEIAEVEQVV, encoded by the coding sequence ATGCAAACTTTGGCCTTGACTTCAGACAATGTGGAAACGGTATTAGACGAACTGCGTCCCTATCTGATGGCCGATGGCGGCAACGTTGAACTCGTCGAGATTGACGGCCCGACTGTTCGCTTGCGTTTACAAGGGGCTTGTGGCTCTTGCCCCAGCTCCACAATGACCCTGCGCATGGGCATTGAGCGTCGCCTGCGCGAGTTCATTCCTGAAATCGCCGAAGTTGAGCAAGTCGTTTAG